The sequence below is a genomic window from Alosa alosa isolate M-15738 ecotype Scorff River chromosome 5, AALO_Geno_1.1, whole genome shotgun sequence.
AAGGGGGGTTTAATCTGATCTGGCCAGAAGATCCCTCAAAGCCGAGGTGTAAGGCCCTGCCATATTGTAGTGGTGGCTGATACGTCTTAGTGACGATTGCTAATCCGTGCTTCTTTAGGTCATTCTTTTACATTTAAAGGCTTTACAACAAGGGTGCACTAACAATGTCCTTCTCCACGTGGTTCCCTAGCTGTGCATTTGATTGACACCTTCTCCATCCCTGTAACCTGATTTATACAGCACAATCTCCTGActgtcattttttgttttgtttttgttttgtttttaggtGGAGCTTGTTCAGCTGGTCGTTGATGGCGTCAACTACCTGATTGAGTGCGAGAAGAGATTGGAGAGAGGTCAGGACATCAAGGTGCCCGCCCCGCTCGTCCAGTTCAGGAGATGAGTAGAGCGTGTAAATCTCTGAGCTGTGAGGCTACAGGACAGGTCCTCCTCCGCTCACTGCAATACTAAAGGTCTTACTTGAACTATAGACTCATTAAACTattctaataaaaataaaagtgcaGTGTGctttgcttctttttttttttttaaaccagttATTCATTTTGGGAATAATATCCACCAAAGGTTTGATGAGGAATCAAACTGTGTTATATGTGCAATAGCTTGGTATCCATTACAATGATTTTGTAGTTCTGCTGCACAGTTACTCTGGTCTTCTCTTGTACTTGTGCTCTGTTAGATGGTATGATGAGAAGacaaagaggaaagaaagagtgacagGCAACCTGTCGTAAAGTCCATAGGGGACAAAAGGCTTTCCAATTACCCCCTAGCCTACTGTACTAGTCAAGTCATCAGACCACTGTGATCATTTTAGGCACTCGTGGAGCTACCGCAACAGCCAATACTGGAGTAAGCTCCTTAACATGGGACCAGACTGCGCTAAAAAAGGATTGTCACTCCTTACAATAAGGATGGGAAGACACAGAAGAGGCTTAAAATATCTACCAAAGGGGGTCAAACCGCGGCGATTAGACAACTGTCACAATGAAACGTTTCTcttaattcattcatttttcatGCATGAGATGCTTGCTCTCTGAATATATACGAGGGAGGTTATGTAAGATGCATCTTTGGTTTCATGAAAAAATAGCTCACATGTCTTTCTATGTTCTCTCCAGTACTCCCAGAAACATTTAATGTCACAAACCTAACACCTATGATGAAATAATATGGTGCTATGACAgactaaattatttaaaatgtaatcagcattttaactgAATTTTCCAAGATGTGAGAAACCCCTTTCAAGAGTAATTTCTATTTTATTGTCTCTATATTTCCCTTGTAGTTTTGTGTAATACTGCACTCAATATATACATAGTGAGGAATACCCTGAAAAATATACCACTAATTCAAACATCAAGTTCATGCACTATGAAGCTCAGATAGAGGATTTTTTAATTAACATGCCAATATCCTTTTAATACATAGTTCTCTTCTCGTTACTATGTACGTCTGTTTGTTGATTGGGGTGAAATTAGTCCAGTGTGTCTGGCTTTACCTCCATGACCCTGGGTCCCCCTACAGTCTCGGCCTGGTCCCTTCATTAGAAAGCTAATAGACTTCCCGAGGTTAATTTACCACTCTAAAAGCAGATTAATGACGTGTATCTAATAATGCCATTAGTGCTCCATAGCGGATGACCAGGTATGCTCACAGAGGGGGAAGAGGCCGATCAGTATGTGTGAATAAGTTCCAGTGATCCACATAGTGACCGAGGACACGTAGCACTTTTGAAATCAATCCAGAGTTTGTATTTATAGCGGATAGCTGAACGCCATCCAACCTCTGTTCTTGTTAGCATGTGTGGAAGGCTTGTGGGACCATTGCAGAGGAATGCTTACTCACAAGATCGCTACGTGGAGGACGACTGGGTCGTGGCAGGCCTGTATTTCTAGTAAgaagtggtctctctctctctctggctttgtCTTTGACATAAATAGGTGCATGTGGCACAACATGGATCTTTTAAATCCAATCACCAgtctcacacactcaatcaAGGCAATTTTTTGATATCAAGTCAAAATGTCTTTTGTCATAATGTAAAAGAAACTGTATTGTGATATTacaattattaattattattaatgatcAATTAAtaatacccacacacccacactacacacacacacacacagtcactgctccactcccgcccacacacacatcttcactgtcatcactcacatacattacatacagtactctgcttgcaatagtaagtccctgaccccccccccccacacacacacacttacatcatcactgtcatcacttcacatacatacagcacactgcttgctacagtaagcctcctctacatacttgctgcacactacccccacatacacagcacattgtcttcaggatcttctccaacacacatcctctacatacttacagcacactgcccccacctacccacctacacactacacacacacacacacacagtcactgctccactccccccgcccacacacacatcttcactgtcatcactcacatacattacatgcccccccccccaatacacagcacattgtctcatgaggaagcttctccaacacacatattgcacactgccctctccccacatacacagcacactatcccatctcccctgtcatcccccaacacacacaccaagacccctggcagttgggttagcccccttgagccgtggatctgcccaaggtttcttccttggtaagggagtttttccttgcccctgttgctctttgggtgctccttgttggtgccccccacccaatcccaatcctcccccacctttttatgcagcccttgccacttaatttactaaacccctcttctactgcactttttacccccattaatgcacaaataggctgacaccagacataatttcactgcatttcttacttccagtaactatatgcatgtgacaataaacttccttgtatccttgtatccttgtatttagGATTTAACAATCAGATTGTATGAGATTAGATACATTCTATGCTGATACAATGTCccctaaaaacaaacacaataaaaCCCTAAAAAAGGTCCCGTCTAAAAACTGTAAGCCTATATGTAAATTGTAAAACATTATTTAAAAAGAactttaaatgttaatttaagtTAACGTTCATAGCACTCATTTTCCTTCATAGCCTATGTGAAATATTTCACACATTAAATTATACTTATTGTAATAGTAAATCATGAGAAATCTGAGGATTTTGGCAGTAAAATTGAATAACTGAGTactgagaaaaaaacacagatgtTGAGGAAACTTGACAGGTCTTGCAATTTCAGGGATGAATGTGAGGTCAGCTATTGAGGACAGAGTTCAAAGTCATTATGACAGCTGGCCCTGTGCCATTCCAGCGACTTACTGCCCCCTGTGGACAAATAGTTTAACCAGATTTCTTCTGAACTGATCTCTAAGTCGAGAACTCCCTCTGCTGGCGGATATATTTTAAGGCCTACTAAAAACCATTGCGAGGGAAACTGGAGCAAGTAAAACGCGCACTTGTCTGAGTTCATAAATTCACCCCGTGTATCCATCAGAGGCGCATGATGATAACGGCTCCTGACCTCTGCACTACGTGCACGTTGGGACATATTTCCATCACTACTCTCAGAAAGCCATAATTCTGTGAACAGGCTGTGCTGGGAGGATGGACAGATCAAGACTTCAGAGACGAATTACTCTGTCCCTGACACTCAGAGGTAATAAACTGAGTTGGTTTCAATCCAATTCTATTAGACTTCTGTATGCCACAGTAGGCTAGTATGTGATGCCAATATTGGACCTCATGTGACCTCACGCACCACAGTGTTGTACAACCAAACAACCAAATAAATGTCCGCTTATCATTTTCAATGCATTTAAGTGACTATTTCTTAATTTCAGAAGACATCGAAAGCGATATCTGCCCCAAGCTTAAATATCAACATCGACAAGCAGGAACAGCATTAAGCCTACCTGTTGCGCCTTCACCGGACAGCTTCACCGTGGGGTGTTTATTTAGCTCTGTTTACCCTGACTGTTGCCGTCGACGTGTGCTTTAGCCTCATAAATCTGAGGCTGATACTTCAACTGTAGGGTACTTGGAGGAGCTTCTCGCACAATTAGAGGCGACGTGCAAACGTTTACAAAGAGCACATGTTCTTTAATTGAATAACATGTCTGATTTCACTTGAGATTAATTTGTCTAAAGGATGTCCAAATGAAAAGTAGTCTGCCATCAGTGTAGGTTACAGGACAGGAGGATTAGTGACTTTTACATGTGAGGAATGATTAGATCGTAGCCTACTTAAAAGCGTGCTTTCTATTTCATTAAGAATAAGGCTAAAACTTCTAGATAACATATCTGAAAGACAATAGACCAAGTTGAGTATTGTAGGTAGAGAAACGAGGTAGGTTGATGAAATACACTTTAGACCACTTAGCATATTAAGTATTAACACAGTTTATTTTAGCTGATTATCTTGATTCTTGTCAGTCAAGTGTTAGTAGGACTTCTACGTTTTAATGAATGTAACAGTATTTTGGATTATGTCATGTAATGTGATACATTCAAGGAATCACACACTAAAAGCCACTGAAAAACAAAGATTGGACACATCAGTTTGAATGACATgtgtgattttttattttataatgcaTATTAAAAGGGGATATTTAAAGTCCTCATCACTCATTCAAAACATCTCTCACAACTCATTTTAAAGAGCAGAAATCCTCGACTGTATTCTCTTTTACTTTAAGTAACTCATTGTGCTCCAGGAGCCTGTATTGGAAAGACACACTGTTGATGTATCTTCCACTAGCAACCATTCGCACAGCAGTATTGTCACATCCAATCTTCATTTGAGCTGCAGGGAGAGGAATGTTGATGGACAAAACTCAGTGACCCATGACAAAGGAAGACCAAACCAATGCCAGGGGACTTCACACTGACAAAGGGTTTgccatttttttcttctgaaaTAGGAATCTTAACTCATTACGTAAGATCTCTTGTTTTGTCATATGTTACACTGTACaaagtagtttttttttatttaggccCTACATACTTACATTGTTTTAATTGTACAACTtatgaatagttttttttttccaatgaaACAGCTTTGTGTACTAAACATTCAGGAATAATTTGTGTTAATTTGAGACCTTGTAGCAGTAGACACAGCAGAAAGTCAGCATTTCAAACACTGCACGTAATTATTCAGGATAGGTATGATGTCATACTCACTTTGGCTTTCCAGCAAAAAACACAGGTCCGTTATAGGAAGCATCTTTGATGTGTCAATCGCATTGCCTCCCAGAATGACCACAAAGTCGTCTGAATCAGCACAGTCGGACCCGGGCCTCTAGAAAAGGGTCATTACAGGTGAGGCATTACTTGTGATATCACACCAGGCAAGCCCTGTTAATAAGACACTTTATCACTAAAGTACACTCACTGGTGTGTCATCCTTTGCTTACCTCAAGGGCAACATCATTTGATTGTGACTGGTCCAGGCTGAGCTTGGTAATCTGAATCTCAACAGGGTAGATGATGGAAAAGCTGCAGTTTCTTCGCTGGTGAGGGATTACCATTGTAAAACTGCCTGCTGGAGTTTGGGAAATTATGTTGCAAGCTGCAAATAGACAGAGAacaccacacatgcatacaaacacaagaATGAAacctcacacgctcacacaaacGCTCATAAAAAAGGATTTCAGGTTTCTGGgcactctccctgtctctttgtGGCAAAGTGTCACCTGCTGTGAGGGGCGCTAACGTATGCTCACTCACGGAACGGGTTGATGTGTTTCTTCAGTGTCACGCTGAAGCCTTTCCTCGCTGTGTGGACTCGGAAAAGCATCATGGCCACGTTTTGCGAGGACTGGAACAATCCTTTGGACATGCCTGACGTGCAGTAGTCCACA
It includes:
- the LOC125294809 gene encoding corticotropin-releasing factor-binding protein isoform X2 produces the protein MAAKMFIVILLFYAVFNGLDTHVQNEVTFDQLLSRTLVNKREPWDFVYSRPLRCFDMVATEGQFTFSSDHAHLNCGVFFIGEPNEVISIELSMVDIDCSQGDIIKMFDGWILNGDIFPSSLDHSLSLSERYVDYCTSGMSKGLFQSSQNVAMMLFRVHTARKGFSVTLKKHINPFPCNIISQTPAGSFTMVIPHQRRNCSFSIIYPVEIQITKLSLDQSQSNDVALERPGSDCADSDDFVVILGGNAIDTSKMLPITDLCFLLESQTQMKIGCDNTAVRMVASGRYINSVSFQYRLLEHNELLKVKENTVEDFCSLK
- the LOC125294809 gene encoding corticotropin-releasing factor-binding protein isoform X1 produces the protein MAAKMFIVILLFYAVFNGLDTHVQQNEVTFDQLLSRTLVNKREPWDFVYSRPLRCFDMVATEGQFTFSSDHAHLNCGVFFIGEPNEVISIELSMVDIDCSQGDIIKMFDGWILNGDIFPSSLDHSLSLSERYVDYCTSGMSKGLFQSSQNVAMMLFRVHTARKGFSVTLKKHINPFPCNIISQTPAGSFTMVIPHQRRNCSFSIIYPVEIQITKLSLDQSQSNDVALERPGSDCADSDDFVVILGGNAIDTSKMLPITDLCFLLESQTQMKIGCDNTAVRMVASGRYINSVSFQYRLLEHNELLKVKENTVEDFCSLK